A part of Papilio machaon chromosome 11, ilPapMach1.1, whole genome shotgun sequence genomic DNA contains:
- the LOC106713850 gene encoding uncharacterized protein LOC106713850: protein MKYFTLFIFAVLVVSVSCRPDKQDLKQLKAEAARKKACTQDCSSAKFEPICAGKQGEKPKSFGSECVMNNYNCEHKDTLHKISKGECPGSDGIRLS from the exons ATGAAATACTTtaccttgtttatttttg CGGTGCTGGTGGTGTCGGTGTCCTGTCGGCCTGACAAGCAGGACCTGAAACAGCTGAAGGCGGAAGCGGCGCGCAAGAAAGCCTGCACCCAAGACTGTAGCAGCGCTAAATTTGAACCCATCTGCGCTGGCAAGCAGGGCGAGAAGCCCAAGTCGTTTGGCAGCGAGTGCGTCATGAACAATTACAACTGCGAGCACAAAGACA CACTGCACAAGATCAGCAAAGGTGAATGCCCTGGGTCGGATGGTATCCGCTTATCTTAA
- the LOC123721372 gene encoding D-beta-hydroxybutyrate dehydrogenase, mitochondrial-like, with protein MLPLVRRARGRVVLASSILTHVAAPVRGVHAASMAALDALAACLRRELKPRGVDVVVVAAGEYTTGSAWLSEEKLLEQARDMWKRLSDEQKGAYGEDYFEQALRSLEKYTKSADGDLTAVTRSLSDGVTRTFPLARYTPVSPREKLKSLLAEHLPRSLYEGLYSD; from the exons ATGCTACCGTTGGTGCGGCGCGCGCGTGGCCGCGTGGTCCTGGCCTCCTCTATCCTGACGCACGTGGCAGCGCCTGTGCGCGGCGTGCATGCTGCCTCGATGGCCGCGCTTGACGCCCTCGCCGCCTGCCTACGACGCGAACTCAAACCGCGAGGCGTTGATGTT GTGGTTGTCGCGGCGGGAGAGTATACGACCGGCAGCGCTTGGCTGTCCGAGGAGAAACTTCTGGAGCAAGCGCGTGACATGTGGAAGAGACTTAGTGACGAACAAAAGGGCGCGTACGGTGAAGATTATTTCGAACAAGCTCTTCGTAGTCTCGAAAAGTACACTAAAAGTGCG GACGGTGACCTGACTGCAGTGACTCGGTCTCTGAGCGACGGCGTGACCCGCACATTCCCTCTGGCGCGCTACACGCCGGTCTCGCCGCGGGAAAAGCTCAAGTCCTTATTGGCCGAGCATCTACCTCGATCCCTGTATGAAGGACTCTACTCGGATTAA